Proteins encoded within one genomic window of Empedobacter falsenii:
- a CDS encoding MBOAT family O-acyltransferase: MLFNSISFAIFLPIVFTLYWLLRKNLKFQNILLLVASYYFYGCWDWRFMFLLGFSTFLDYYSGIKIEEATSQNLKKIWLTISIGINLGFLGFFKYYNFFADSFAEMLNGFGLEVHPWTLHIILPVGISFYTFHGLSYIIDIYYGRIKAERNVVDYSVFVSFFPLLVAGPIERATHLLPQIKKKRVFDYSQAVDGMRQILWGLFKKMVIADNCAIYANEIFSNPESQSGSNLVLGAIFFTFQIYGDFSGYSDIALGVARLFGINLLKNFNYPYFSRDIAEFWRRWHISLSTWFRDYLYIPLGGSKGGNWMRVRNTFIIFIVSGFWHGANWTFIFWGFLNALFIMPSILLKTNRNNLEIIAQDRMLPNFRELFNMILTFSLTVFAWIFFRANSVTHAFEYIGGIFSQSLFSFPTLRKSALATLILVAFLLVIEWIGRRNNYGIEKFLISKPRWVRWCFYAFVVMLIGLFLQTEESPFIYFQF, from the coding sequence ATGTTATTTAATTCTATTTCTTTTGCGATTTTTTTACCAATCGTATTTACTCTTTATTGGTTATTGAGAAAGAATCTGAAGTTTCAAAATATTTTACTTCTTGTAGCAAGTTATTATTTCTACGGATGTTGGGATTGGCGTTTCATGTTTTTGTTAGGTTTTTCAACTTTCTTAGATTATTATTCTGGAATCAAGATAGAAGAAGCAACTTCTCAAAATCTTAAAAAAATCTGGTTAACAATTAGTATTGGAATTAATCTTGGTTTTTTAGGATTCTTTAAATATTACAATTTCTTTGCAGATTCTTTTGCAGAAATGCTAAATGGCTTTGGTTTAGAAGTTCATCCTTGGACATTGCATATTATTTTACCAGTGGGAATTTCGTTTTATACTTTTCATGGCTTATCTTATATCATTGATATTTATTACGGAAGAATAAAAGCAGAACGAAATGTTGTAGATTATTCAGTTTTCGTAAGTTTCTTTCCATTGTTAGTTGCAGGACCTATAGAAAGAGCAACTCATCTTTTACCTCAAATCAAAAAGAAGAGAGTTTTTGATTATTCTCAAGCAGTGGACGGAATGCGTCAAATACTTTGGGGTTTATTTAAGAAAATGGTAATTGCAGATAATTGTGCAATTTATGCGAATGAAATTTTTTCGAATCCTGAATCGCAATCTGGATCTAATTTAGTTTTAGGAGCTATTTTCTTTACATTTCAGATATATGGAGATTTTTCTGGATATTCGGATATCGCCCTCGGCGTAGCTCGTTTGTTTGGGATTAATTTATTAAAAAACTTTAATTATCCATATTTCTCTCGTGATATAGCAGAATTCTGGCGACGTTGGCACATATCGTTATCAACGTGGTTTCGCGATTATTTGTATATTCCGTTAGGAGGAAGTAAAGGCGGAAATTGGATGCGTGTTCGCAATACATTTATCATTTTTATTGTAAGTGGTTTTTGGCACGGAGCCAATTGGACTTTTATTTTTTGGGGGTTTTTGAATGCTTTATTTATAATGCCATCAATTCTGTTGAAAACAAATCGAAATAATTTAGAAATTATTGCGCAAGATAGGATGTTGCCAAATTTTAGAGAATTATTTAATATGATTTTGACGTTTAGTTTAACCGTTTTCGCCTGGATATTTTTCCGTGCAAATTCAGTTACTCATGCTTTCGAATATATTGGAGGAATTTTTAGTCAATCACTTTTCTCATTTCCAACTTTACGTAAAAGTGCTTTAGCTACGTTAATTTTAGTTGCATTTTTATTGGTGATTGAATGGATTGGAAGAAGAAATAATTATGGAATAGAGAAGTTCTTAATTTCTAAACCAAGATGGGTAAGATGGTGTTTTTATGCTTTTGTTGTGATGTTAATCGGTTTGTTTTTACAAACAGAAGAAAGTCCATTTATTTATTTTCAATTTTAA
- a CDS encoding glycosyltransferase → MTNQPKKILFVYYKLFKAGGVARVLVSLANELVEKGYDVSIVIMINEKSSFFELDHRVKIIVIDTFSHWGFQKINVNLNKYFPKLPYKNNIKNYVYDFGQWEMLHKWMNKNGQNYDVIISSWYKLSAQLALNKKVRGKTIAWEHANFEVGGKLWKDTLRKHYKNLKGVVCINSNSLEHYKNIHKNVHLIPNLIGEPFESFDESLIDQKENTLIYVGRLDADKNVGELIDIVNEINLKDFKFKIIGDGPSKNELENKVKSIEILNDKILFLGSQTISEIFQELSKSKIFLFTSKTECLPTVLIEANLTANALISYNCKYGPSDIVNEKNGFLIPMNDKQLFKEKLQYLIDYEEDLELLNKLSGENSEKWRKDLIINQWNSLIE, encoded by the coding sequence ATGACCAACCAACCAAAAAAAATACTATTTGTTTATTACAAGCTTTTCAAGGCTGGGGGAGTCGCACGCGTATTAGTTTCCTTGGCGAACGAATTAGTGGAGAAAGGTTATGATGTTTCAATTGTGATTATGATCAATGAAAAAAGTAGCTTTTTTGAATTAGACCATCGAGTTAAGATTATTGTAATTGATACTTTTTCGCATTGGGGATTTCAAAAAATTAATGTTAACTTGAATAAGTATTTTCCAAAATTGCCCTATAAAAATAACATCAAAAATTATGTGTATGATTTCGGTCAATGGGAAATGTTACATAAATGGATGAACAAGAATGGTCAAAATTATGATGTAATTATCTCAAGTTGGTATAAATTATCTGCTCAATTAGCATTGAATAAAAAAGTAAGAGGAAAGACAATTGCTTGGGAACATGCAAATTTTGAAGTAGGAGGAAAATTATGGAAAGATACTTTACGAAAACATTACAAAAATTTGAAAGGTGTTGTTTGTATTAACTCCAATTCTTTAGAACATTATAAAAATATTCATAAAAATGTTCACTTGATTCCTAATTTAATAGGAGAACCTTTTGAATCTTTTGATGAAAGTTTGATTGATCAAAAAGAAAATACGTTAATTTATGTTGGTCGATTAGATGCGGATAAAAATGTTGGTGAATTGATTGATATAGTTAATGAAATCAATTTAAAAGATTTTAAATTTAAGATTATTGGAGATGGACCATCTAAAAATGAGTTAGAAAACAAAGTGAAATCTATTGAGATTTTAAATGATAAAATTCTATTTTTAGGAAGTCAAACTATTTCAGAAATTTTTCAAGAACTTTCGAAAAGTAAAATTTTTCTTTTTACAAGTAAAACCGAATGTTTACCAACGGTTTTGATTGAAGCGAATTTAACAGCTAACGCATTAATTTCTTATAACTGCAAGTATGGACCTTCTGATATTGTGAATGAGAAAAATGGTTTTTTAATTCCTATGAATGATAAACAACTTTTTAAAGAAAAATTACAATACTTAATTGATTATGAAGAGGATTTAGAGTTACTCAATAAATTAAGTGGAGAAAATTCTGAAAAGTGGAGAAAAGATCTAATTATTAATCAATGGAATTCATTAATTGAATAA
- a CDS encoding UbiA prenyltransferase family protein, whose product MLNYLKLIRVNQWVKNLFVFLPIFFSGNLLNIDLFIESFYGFLIFSFVASSIYIINDYVDIEKDKKHPEKKNRPLASGKISKQNALILFVILVIVTSILIYFFGNKYVAILVGIYFFMNLAYSFKLKQIAILDVMIIAFGFLLRVFVGGYMTGILVTDWTILLVFDLALILALGKRRGELINADLQGITRKSLDGYNLNFLNSALAITCTVAVICYMMFILSPETQSKFHHYIIYTFVFVFAAVLRYLQQTFVFSKTESPTKLIFKDHFLQILIIMWGICYVLLIYFNHGK is encoded by the coding sequence ATGCTAAACTATTTAAAACTTATACGTGTTAACCAATGGGTAAAAAATTTATTTGTTTTTTTACCAATATTTTTTTCGGGAAATTTATTGAATATCGATTTGTTTATTGAGTCGTTTTATGGCTTTTTAATTTTTTCTTTTGTCGCGAGTAGTATTTATATTATCAATGATTACGTTGATATTGAAAAAGATAAAAAACATCCCGAAAAGAAAAATAGACCACTCGCAAGTGGTAAAATATCGAAGCAAAATGCTTTAATTCTATTTGTTATTTTAGTCATTGTAACATCAATTTTGATTTATTTTTTTGGAAATAAATATGTCGCAATTCTTGTTGGAATTTACTTTTTTATGAATTTGGCTTATTCATTCAAGTTAAAACAAATTGCAATTCTTGATGTGATGATTATTGCGTTTGGATTCTTACTAAGAGTTTTTGTTGGTGGTTATATGACCGGAATTTTAGTGACAGATTGGACGATTTTATTGGTTTTTGATTTGGCTCTTATTTTAGCTTTAGGAAAACGAAGAGGTGAATTAATTAACGCCGATTTACAAGGAATTACAAGAAAATCGTTGGATGGATATAATCTCAATTTTCTTAATTCTGCCTTAGCTATAACTTGTACTGTCGCTGTAATTTGTTACATGATGTTTATTCTTTCCCCAGAAACACAATCCAAATTTCATCATTATATTATTTATACTTTTGTCTTTGTTTTTGCGGCAGTTTTACGTTATTTACAACAGACATTTGTTTTTTCGAAAACAGAATCTCCTACAAAACTAATTTTTAAAGATCATTTTTTACAAATTCTAATTATAATGTGGGGAATTTGTTATGTATTATTGATTTATTTTAATCATGGAAAATAA
- a CDS encoding FAD-binding oxidoreductase, protein MENKKLSPVANWGLYPSIKANVVSPTTILEFQEAILSNEEVIARGNGRCYGDASLQNTIISTSKWNKFIDFDREHGIIEVESGVLLSDILEVSIPAGYFISVTPGTKFITVGGAIASDVHGKNHHIDGCFSDHLIHFDLMIENGDILHCSRNENTDLFWATIGGMGLTGIVISAKFMLKKIESAYIRNEAIQAKNLDEIFDLFESSESWTYNVAWLDCLQKGTSLGKSIMLRGEHAILDELPQKFKKNPLKIKKKLNLNIPFFFPNFALNPLSIKIFNWLYFNKQGKKHLKNYVDYETFFYPLDAVHNWNRIYGKNGFIQYQFVIPKETGKEGMRKILETIAASGNGSFLVVLKLFGDNNPKAYNSFPMKGYTLALDFKVNNKLEKLIASLDKIVMDYGGHIYRTKDAMSNPALTDYLQHIDSPKFESMQNERINRFKQK, encoded by the coding sequence ATGGAAAATAAAAAATTATCTCCAGTAGCAAATTGGGGACTTTATCCATCTATAAAAGCGAATGTTGTATCGCCAACTACAATTTTAGAATTTCAGGAAGCAATTCTTTCAAATGAAGAAGTTATTGCGAGAGGAAATGGTCGTTGTTATGGAGATGCATCATTACAAAATACAATTATTTCAACATCGAAATGGAATAAATTTATCGATTTTGATCGCGAACATGGCATTATAGAAGTTGAATCTGGAGTTTTATTATCAGATATTTTAGAAGTTTCAATTCCGGCAGGATATTTCATTTCAGTCACTCCTGGAACCAAATTTATTACAGTTGGCGGAGCAATTGCATCAGATGTTCATGGAAAAAATCATCACATCGATGGTTGTTTTTCTGATCATTTAATTCATTTCGATTTAATGATTGAAAATGGAGATATTTTACATTGTTCAAGAAATGAAAACACAGATTTATTTTGGGCAACAATAGGAGGAATGGGATTGACAGGAATTGTTATTTCTGCTAAATTTATGTTGAAAAAAATTGAGTCAGCATATATTCGAAATGAAGCAATTCAGGCGAAGAATTTAGATGAGATTTTTGATTTGTTCGAATCTTCTGAATCTTGGACATATAATGTTGCGTGGTTAGATTGTTTACAAAAAGGTACTTCCTTAGGAAAATCGATTATGTTGCGTGGCGAACATGCGATTTTAGACGAGTTACCTCAAAAATTCAAAAAGAATCCTTTAAAAATTAAGAAGAAATTAAACTTAAATATTCCATTTTTCTTTCCAAATTTTGCGTTAAATCCTTTATCAATTAAGATTTTCAATTGGTTATATTTTAATAAACAAGGTAAAAAGCATTTGAAAAATTATGTGGATTACGAAACATTTTTTTATCCGTTAGATGCTGTTCATAATTGGAATCGTATTTATGGGAAAAATGGATTTATTCAATATCAATTTGTGATTCCAAAGGAGACGGGAAAAGAAGGAATGCGAAAGATTTTGGAAACAATTGCTGCTAGTGGAAATGGTTCTTTTTTAGTAGTATTGAAATTGTTTGGTGATAATAATCCAAAAGCTTATAATTCGTTTCCAATGAAAGGATACACACTGGCTTTAGACTTTAAAGTAAACAATAAATTAGAGAAATTAATTGCAAGTTTAGATAAAATTGTGATGGATTATGGAGGACATATTTACCGAACAAAAGACGCGATGTCCAATCCAGCCTTGACAGATTATTTACAACATATCGATTCTCCAAAATTCGAGTCGATGCAAAACGAACGTATCAATAGATTTAAGCAAAAATGA
- a CDS encoding SDR family NAD(P)-dependent oxidoreductase encodes MIVIGSNSDVAIAFVEKVLKEGKRFPMVYLFTSNIEKTKKLALHFYAKYEQKCEIVHFDLTKENDYSLISHIDSELLFCAAGYLGKNSEEGLYDDWNTKQIVEVNYSKLIVLINHFAQKFEAKGSGTIIGLSSVAGERGRQSNFIYGSAKAGFTAYLAGLRNYLFHKKVHVMTVIPGFMDTQMTADIETPKPLTAQPDQAANIIYKAYVKKKNIVYVTFLWWGIMMIIRNVPEFIFKKMKM; translated from the coding sequence ATGATAGTAATAGGATCAAATTCTGATGTAGCAATAGCTTTTGTAGAAAAGGTTTTGAAAGAAGGTAAACGTTTTCCGATGGTTTATTTATTTACATCAAACATCGAAAAAACAAAGAAATTAGCACTACATTTTTATGCAAAATATGAGCAAAAATGCGAGATTGTTCATTTCGATTTAACAAAAGAAAACGATTATTCTTTAATTTCTCATATCGATTCTGAATTATTGTTTTGTGCAGCTGGATATTTAGGAAAAAATTCGGAAGAAGGTTTATATGATGATTGGAACACGAAACAAATAGTAGAAGTTAATTACTCAAAATTAATTGTCTTAATTAATCATTTTGCGCAGAAATTCGAAGCAAAAGGTTCGGGAACTATCATTGGATTGTCGTCTGTAGCTGGTGAACGTGGTCGTCAAAGCAATTTTATTTATGGATCTGCAAAAGCTGGTTTCACAGCTTATTTAGCTGGTTTGAGAAATTATTTATTCCATAAAAAAGTTCATGTAATGACAGTTATTCCAGGATTTATGGATACGCAAATGACAGCTGATATTGAAACACCAAAACCATTAACTGCTCAACCAGATCAAGCGGCTAATATTATTTATAAAGCTTATGTCAAAAAGAAAAATATTGTTTATGTAACATTTTTGTGGTGGGGAATTATGATGATAATTCGTAATGTTCCTGAATTTATTTTCAAAAAAATGAAAATGTAA
- a CDS encoding HAD-IB family hydrolase, with translation MNRNLYLFDFDGTLTCKDTLFDFLKFSFPKVYFINYLIFIPLFIVSKLKIIDAGFVKEMFISKFLKGKSYVEINQLAQNYFEQNHQELIYSKADEYIKSLSNYNDKFIVSASVDFWIQPFADYYEMGLICTKAKYDEQGFFTGKFASPNCNYQEKKNRIEKEIDLSLYDKIIAFGDTKGDEAMFSIATKSNFRYFN, from the coding sequence ATGAATCGCAATTTATACCTTTTTGATTTTGATGGAACATTAACTTGTAAAGATACCTTATTCGATTTTTTAAAATTCTCTTTTCCTAAAGTTTACTTTATTAATTATCTGATATTTATTCCATTATTTATCGTTTCAAAATTGAAGATAATTGATGCTGGTTTTGTAAAAGAAATGTTTATTTCTAAATTTTTGAAAGGAAAATCTTATGTTGAAATTAATCAATTAGCTCAAAATTATTTTGAACAAAATCATCAAGAATTAATTTATTCAAAAGCTGATGAATATATTAAATCGTTAAGTAATTATAATGATAAATTTATCGTTTCGGCTTCAGTCGATTTTTGGATTCAACCTTTTGCTGATTATTATGAAATGGGACTAATTTGTACCAAAGCAAAATATGATGAACAAGGCTTTTTTACAGGGAAATTTGCTTCACCAAATTGTAATTACCAAGAAAAAAAGAATAGAATCGAGAAAGAAATTGATTTGTCTTTATATGATAAAATCATAGCTTTTGGTGACACAAAAGGTGATGAAGCAATGTTTTCGATTGCTACAAAATCTAATTTTAGATATTTTAATTAA
- a CDS encoding glycosyltransferase: protein MKKKILIRIGSLRHGGAEKVLVTFLKNLSPEKYEIDLLLNLYSGKYLKDVPSWINIYYLNKGEMITTNRPQDIPKKAFRVIYQKILSSFPKLLYKFILPNKKYDIEFAAIHGMADEILNSPIKSSKKIVWIHNDLSNIPEYTTVRLKNFFKFDQILVISEKINQLFLGLANSDEQKQKVVRIYNPIDVNEIKKSALEACEIQKKNDQPTFVSIGTVFPQKGFDRLLRAHRKLLDEGFQHQVWIVGDGYDFPNIKKLVEELKVEETAHLIGFKENPYPYFVQADYYILSSRYEGYPTVLFEAMVLEKPIIATDVSGVREMLNDGELGYIIDNEEEAIYDGMKYFIQNPEIAHKYQQIIEGKTLPFELGNAVNSIEKYLN from the coding sequence ATGAAAAAGAAAATATTAATACGTATTGGCTCACTTCGTCATGGAGGTGCTGAAAAAGTATTGGTAACTTTTCTCAAAAATCTTTCACCAGAAAAATACGAAATTGATTTGTTGTTAAATCTTTATTCGGGTAAATATCTCAAAGATGTGCCGTCTTGGATTAATATCTATTATTTGAATAAAGGTGAAATGATTACGACAAATCGTCCGCAGGATATTCCGAAAAAAGCTTTTCGAGTGATTTATCAAAAGATTTTGTCATCGTTTCCAAAGTTGCTTTACAAATTTATTTTACCGAATAAAAAATACGATATAGAGTTTGCGGCAATTCATGGAATGGCAGATGAAATCTTGAATTCTCCGATTAAATCTTCTAAAAAAATAGTTTGGATTCACAATGATTTGTCGAATATTCCTGAATATACAACAGTGCGATTGAAAAACTTTTTCAAGTTTGATCAAATTCTAGTGATTTCAGAAAAGATTAATCAATTATTTTTAGGTTTAGCAAATTCAGATGAACAAAAACAAAAAGTGGTTCGTATTTATAATCCTATTGATGTCAATGAAATTAAAAAGTCAGCTTTAGAAGCTTGTGAGATTCAGAAAAAAAATGATCAACCAACATTTGTTTCGATTGGAACAGTTTTTCCACAAAAAGGATTTGATCGTCTACTGAGAGCGCATCGCAAATTGTTAGACGAAGGTTTTCAACATCAAGTTTGGATTGTTGGTGACGGTTACGATTTTCCGAATATTAAAAAATTGGTTGAAGAATTAAAAGTTGAAGAAACTGCACATTTGATTGGTTTCAAAGAAAATCCTTATCCATATTTTGTTCAAGCCGATTATTATATTTTATCCTCTCGTTACGAAGGTTATCCAACAGTTTTGTTTGAAGCGATGGTTTTAGAAAAGCCAATTATAGCAACAGATGTTTCGGGAGTTAGAGAAATGTTGAATGATGGTGAATTAGGTTATATTATCGATAATGAAGAAGAAGCAATTTATGATGGGATGAAATATTTTATTCAAAATCCTGAAATTGCTCATAAATATCAACAAATCATTGAAGGAAAAACATTACCTTTTGAGTTGGGTAATGCAGTAAATTCAATTGAAAAATATTTAAACTAA
- a CDS encoding serine O-acetyltransferase: protein MKTIIQKDFYRNFGYWTNSPFLKGFMSPGFRFIYCLRKAQQYSAKHPLGLVYRLLLRRYSIKYGYQISAKTEIGAGLNLGHWGTVVVNPKCRIGKNCNIAHGVTLGQTNRGKSKGFPILKDDVWVGTNAVIVGGITIGNNVLIAPNSYVTQDVPDNSIVRGNPMQIISNEKATEGYINNRIE from the coding sequence ATGAAAACAATTATTCAGAAAGATTTTTATCGAAACTTTGGATATTGGACAAATTCTCCTTTCTTGAAAGGTTTTATGAGCCCAGGTTTTCGTTTTATTTATTGTTTAAGAAAAGCTCAACAATATTCTGCAAAACATCCTTTAGGTTTAGTTTATCGTTTGTTGTTGCGTCGTTATTCGATTAAATATGGTTATCAAATTTCTGCAAAAACAGAAATTGGAGCAGGGTTAAATTTAGGGCATTGGGGAACTGTCGTTGTTAATCCTAAATGTAGAATTGGGAAAAATTGTAACATTGCGCATGGCGTAACCTTAGGTCAGACAAATAGAGGAAAATCGAAAGGGTTTCCAATTTTGAAAGACGATGTATGGGTTGGTACAAATGCTGTAATTGTTGGTGGAATTACAATCGGAAATAACGTATTGATTGCGCCAAACAGTTATGTAACGCAAGATGTGCCAGATAATTCGATTGTGAGAGGAAATCCAATGCAAATTATTTCGAACGAAAAAGCTACGGAAGGTTATATTAATAATAGAATTGAATAA
- a CDS encoding glycosyltransferase: MKTILFILPALNQGGAERVITTLCNELDRKKFCPKLVLFKKEGYYLNHLKDDVEIIELNVSRIRYSIFKIIPLIKKLKPEIVFTGWGEISAFLSPIISLFPKTKFITRETNVVSEHVKRKEILFFYRFYNNFHQIIAQSDDMKNDLIENFRISENKIIKINNPVDFDLINRLKIESITIDFDTSYKKIVAIGNLSPRKGFDLLLNVMNELKGENIHLTILGDGAFKEELTQQKDELGLNNVTFKGKVSNPFIYLKNADLFVLSSRYEGFPNVLLEAGACGTYSLANNCPGGINEIVQKGINAEIFPISDSKGFAEKIKEALQENHLEEQIISSIYSRFSKEKIIQQYESIFDKI, translated from the coding sequence TTGAAAACAATACTTTTCATATTGCCAGCTCTTAATCAAGGTGGTGCGGAGCGAGTAATTACAACGCTTTGTAATGAATTGGATCGAAAGAAATTCTGTCCAAAATTGGTGCTGTTCAAAAAAGAAGGTTATTATTTAAATCATTTGAAAGATGATGTTGAAATTATTGAATTAAACGTTTCTCGTATTCGTTATTCGATTTTCAAAATTATTCCGTTGATTAAAAAGTTGAAACCAGAAATTGTTTTTACAGGTTGGGGAGAAATTTCCGCTTTTTTATCACCAATCATTTCTTTGTTTCCTAAAACGAAGTTTATCACAAGAGAAACAAATGTGGTTTCTGAACATGTAAAACGAAAAGAGATTCTATTCTTTTATCGATTTTATAACAATTTTCATCAAATTATTGCGCAAAGCGATGATATGAAAAATGATTTGATTGAGAATTTTAGAATTTCGGAAAATAAAATTATAAAAATTAATAATCCAGTTGATTTTGATTTGATTAATCGATTAAAAATAGAAAGTATTACTATCGATTTTGACACGAGCTATAAAAAAATTGTGGCAATAGGAAATCTTTCTCCACGAAAAGGTTTTGATCTTTTATTGAATGTGATGAATGAATTGAAAGGAGAAAATATACATTTAACGATTCTTGGAGATGGAGCTTTTAAAGAAGAATTAACTCAACAAAAAGATGAATTAGGTTTAAATAATGTAACATTTAAAGGAAAAGTTTCAAATCCATTTATTTACCTAAAAAATGCAGATTTGTTTGTACTTTCTTCTCGTTACGAAGGTTTTCCGAATGTTTTGCTGGAAGCTGGAGCTTGTGGAACTTATAGTTTGGCAAATAATTGTCCAGGAGGAATCAATGAAATTGTACAAAAAGGAATTAATGCAGAAATTTTTCCAATTTCAGATTCAAAAGGTTTTGCAGAAAAAATAAAAGAGGCTTTGCAAGAAAATCATTTAGAAGAACAAATAATTTCGAGTATTTATTCTCGATTTAGTAAAGAAAAAATAATTCAACAATACGAATCAATTTTTGATAAAATATAA
- a CDS encoding glycosyltransferase family 2 protein — MSIQSKISVIVPVYNTEKYLSKCLNSILNQTLKEIEVIVVNDGSKDDSQEIIDEFVSKDSRIISIQKENGGLSDARNAGIDKAKGEFIAFIDSDDYIDLTMLEKMYELAKRDESEIVLCDLVKVDENGKEFRDLPQSPQLPEKMILAEDFTIFGEMSCFACNKIFKKSLFENHQFRKGIHFEDIELIPKLVLDSSIISKINEPFYKYFERQDSITKTHTEKGLDMFVAVNEVTNYFYQSKYNTFATELKRFQIIQGYYSYLAYLAYVKDKKLKRKMLNVLNDFLKANNLTKKELKNYKRFDKNYLNSLPLKKRFFYHLAMIYPQLLLKF; from the coding sequence ATGTCAATTCAGTCTAAAATATCAGTCATTGTGCCAGTTTATAACACCGAAAAATATCTTTCGAAATGTTTAAATTCGATATTGAATCAAACGTTGAAAGAAATTGAAGTGATTGTTGTAAATGATGGTTCTAAGGATGATTCTCAAGAAATTATTGATGAATTTGTTTCTAAAGATTCGCGCATAATTTCTATTCAGAAAGAAAATGGAGGATTAAGTGATGCGAGAAATGCTGGTATTGATAAAGCAAAAGGAGAATTTATTGCTTTTATTGATTCTGATGATTATATTGATTTAACGATGTTGGAGAAAATGTATGAATTGGCGAAAAGAGATGAATCTGAAATTGTTTTGTGTGATTTGGTAAAAGTTGATGAAAATGGTAAAGAATTTCGTGATTTACCGCAATCGCCTCAATTGCCAGAAAAAATGATTTTAGCAGAAGATTTTACCATTTTTGGTGAAATGAGTTGCTTTGCTTGTAATAAAATCTTCAAAAAATCGTTGTTTGAGAATCATCAATTTAGAAAAGGAATTCATTTTGAGGATATAGAATTGATTCCGAAATTGGTTTTAGATTCTAGTATTATCTCTAAAATAAATGAACCTTTTTATAAGTATTTCGAACGACAAGATTCTATTACAAAAACACATACGGAGAAAGGTTTGGATATGTTTGTTGCTGTAAATGAGGTGACAAATTATTTTTATCAGAGTAAATACAATACATTTGCAACTGAGTTAAAGCGTTTTCAAATTATACAAGGTTATTATTCGTATTTAGCTTATTTGGCTTATGTGAAAGATAAAAAATTGAAGCGTAAAATGTTAAATGTTTTGAATGACTTTTTAAAGGCAAATAACTTAACAAAAAAAGAACTTAAAAACTACAAGCGTTTTGATAAAAACTATTTAAATTCATTACCATTGAAAAAAAGATTTTTTTACCATTTAGCCATGATTTATCCTCAACTATTACTTAAATTTTAA